Sequence from the Thermococcus sp. EP1 genome:
ATTAACAGGGGCAACCAGAACGAATGTGAATTCGATAGTTATTGCTGTTATTCTCTAATTTTTTATGGGAGGTGCTTTAGATATTCTTTAGATTCTTTAAGGCGCTTTTTAAAATCTCTATTGCTTTTAAATACTCTTCCAGGTTCAAGCGTTCATGGGGAGTATGATCCAATTTGGAATCGCCGGGGCCATATGCTACAGCGTCAACCTTAAACTTAGGAGCCAAGATGTTCATATCTGCAGTTCCGCTCTTCTTTTTAAGCCTTGGCTTTACGCCATTCTCTCTTATGGCTCTAACAAAGGTTCTAACTAATGGACTTTTTACGGAGACTTCGTAGGCAGGGACAAAATCTAAGATTTCTCCTTTAATCGGTGGTTCATAACCAATCGGCGTTCTAATATTAACTATCATGTCTCCATAAAAGTCAAAATCTCTCTCATAGGCCTCAAACTTTAAAATCCTCCCATTTGGTCTATCAAAGCCTTCATTGAAATCCTTACTTATTCCCAGCCACTTTTCAATTAGCTTTTCTGCAGCACCTTTTGAACTTAGACTTCCATGGAATTTCTCAACTTTTTCTATAAACTTCATCGTCAAGCTTCCTTTATAACCGATTGTAACTCCATCAAAGCCACTTGGTTCTCCAATTATTATAAAATTCGGCTGTGGAATACTCAGATTTTTAGCACCCTTTGAGAATCCTTCCTCATCCACAAGGGATGCAAATATTAGATTTGCTTTGCTCTCAATGAATGCGAAGAAAAACGTTGCCAAGGGCCCTTTAGCATCAACACTACCCCTTCCCCATAGATAATTATTTTCAATCCTAACTGGAATTATCCCGTCAACCGTGTCCATATGGCCTGCTAAGAGAATCCTATTTCCCTTACCATTTTTCTCAGCTATGACATTACCCACTTCATCAATATATGCCTCGACTCCAAAGCTCTCGAAACTCTCAACTAAGAACTTGGCAACCTTTTCTTCCTGGCCGCTGGGACTGTAAATACTAACTAGCTCCTTTAAAAACTCAATTTTTTCCTCTTCGCTAACCATTAAGGACACCCTCAATAGTTTCCTTGACCCAAAGCATCTGTTCCTTTGTAATTATCAGTGGAGGTAAAAGCCTAATTACTTTATTTCCAGCCGTGTTTACCAGTAATCCTC
This genomic interval carries:
- a CDS encoding [LysW]-lysine hydrolase; its protein translation is MVSEEEKIEFLKELVSIYSPSGQEEKVAKFLVESFESFGVEAYIDEVGNVIAEKNGKGNRILLAGHMDTVDGIIPVRIENNYLWGRGSVDAKGPLATFFFAFIESKANLIFASLVDEEGFSKGAKNLSIPQPNFIIIGEPSGFDGVTIGYKGSLTMKFIEKVEKFHGSLSSKGAAEKLIEKWLGISKDFNEGFDRPNGRILKFEAYERDFDFYGDMIVNIRTPIGYEPPIKGEILDFVPAYEVSVKSPLVRTFVRAIRENGVKPRLKKKSGTADMNILAPKFKVDAVAYGPGDSKLDHTPHERLNLEEYLKAIEILKSALKNLKNI